The DNA segment CGCCCAGGCCCTTCACGGCCGATGGCGAGCAGTTCCTGCAGTTCTCCGGCGCCGGGCTGCGGGCGGGAAGCGCGGTGGGCCTCGATTGGCGCGGCCCCGCGCCGGCACCCGTGGACCCGCGCTGGGCAGCCCTCGCGGCGGCGGGGGCGGTGCTGGCGGTGGGCGCGTGGCTGGCGGTGCGCCGCGGGCGCGAGGCGTGACCCGGTGGCGCTCGTCAGCACGGGGGCGCTGGTGCTCCAGACCTTCCCCTACAGCGAGACGAGCAAGGTCCTGCGGCTTTACACCAGCGAATTCGGCCTGCGCTCGGTAATCGCCAAGGGCGCGCTGCGCCCCAAGAGCCGGTTCGGCGGTCTGCTGGAGCCCTTCACCGAGGGGACCGCCAGCTTCTACCTGCGCCCCGGCCGCGACCTTCACACGCTGGGCGGATGGGACCTGGTGCGCTCCCGCCAGGCGCTGGGCCGCTCGCTGCCTGCCTTCGCCGGCGCCTCCCTCCTCGCCGAGCTCGTCCTACGCGCGGGCACCGAGGACCCGCACCCCGACGTCTACTCCGCCCTCGCGACCTCGTGGGACGACATCGCCGCCGCGGCGAGCACCCCGGCGGAGGCGGAGCGCATCGTCCTCACCGGAGCCTGGACGCTGGTCTCCCTCCTCGGCTTCGAGCCGCAGACCGACGCCTGCGTGGTGTGCGGCCGCCCCGTTCCTCACGACGAGCCCGTGCGCTTCGATGCGGGCGCGGGGGGCGTGGCGTGCACCCGCTGCCGTCCCGTGGGCCGCATCCTGGACCCCGCCACGCGCGCCGATGTCGCCCGCATGTCGCGCGGCCACGTCCCCTCCGCCGCGCTCGCGAGCCCCGGCGCCCACCGCGCGCTCCTCCGCGCCTTCCTCGAAGCCCAACTCGCGCACGACCGCCCCTTCCGCTCCCTCGAGCTCTTCCTGGAGCACGCGCCGCCCGCGGACGAGCCCGGCT comes from the Longimicrobium sp. genome and includes:
- the recO gene encoding DNA repair protein RecO, producing the protein MALVSTGALVLQTFPYSETSKVLRLYTSEFGLRSVIAKGALRPKSRFGGLLEPFTEGTASFYLRPGRDLHTLGGWDLVRSRQALGRSLPAFAGASLLAELVLRAGTEDPHPDVYSALATSWDDIAAAASTPAEAERIVLTGAWTLVSLLGFEPQTDACVVCGRPVPHDEPVRFDAGAGGVACTRCRPVGRILDPATRADVARMSRGHVPSAALASPGAHRALLRAFLEAQLAHDRPFRSLELFLEHAPPADEPG